In Humulus lupulus chromosome 6, drHumLupu1.1, whole genome shotgun sequence, a single genomic region encodes these proteins:
- the LOC133784487 gene encoding uncharacterized protein LOC133784487 produces MKYFCVAVRKHWMLIIIDFDHQLCYFLDSLYNFPPDEIKSLISRVFQHLRTNNAKTKEVAWRTVKCPRQPLQSVQCGFYVMRMMKDFVTNEFSMRWLTSNCGGKNYYTKDEINEVREEWAQCIMDLMSTT; encoded by the exons atgaaatatttttgtGTTGCTGTTAGAAAGCATTGGATGCttataataattgattttgaTCACCAATTGTGCTATTTCCTGGATTCTCTTTACAATTTTCCACCAGATGAAATCAAATCTCTCATTTCTCG TGTCTTTCAACATTTACGCACAAATAATGCGAAAACTAAGGAAGTTGCGTGGAGAACAGTTAAGTGTCCTCgtcaaccattacaatcagtacaATGTGGATTCTATGTTATGAGAATGATGAAGGACTTCGTGACAAATGAATTTTCAatgcgatggctaactagtaac tgtggcgggaagaactattacacaaaggatgagatcaatgaagtacgtgaagaatgggcacaatgcatcatggatttgatgagtactacatag
- the LOC133786027 gene encoding uncharacterized protein LOC133786027, producing the protein MDKEWMSADRMSVEYIKGANEFLKFSLDHAKDPKYICCPCSKCGNMKKMTATIIKEHLYFHGIDKSYKLWYWHGEELHVTPDPPMMNEDRNYRQLDREDNLDEMIDDAYYESEVDPVKFENLLNDAEKPIYSGCTKFTKLSALLRLYNIKSKNGWSDKSFTELLVFLKDLLPEENEMPVSFYEAKKTIRLMV; encoded by the exons ATGGACAAAGAATGGATGTCAGCTGATAGGATGTCAGTAGAATATATAAAAGGGGCCAATGAGTTTCTTAAATTTAGTTTGGATCATGCCAAAGATCCAAAATATATTTGTTGTCCTTGTAGtaagtgtggaaatatgaaaaagatgactgcCACAATAATAAAAGAGCACTTATATTTCCACgggatagacaaaagttataaactATGGTATTGGCATGGTGAAGAGCTTCATGTTACTCCGGACCCTCCTATGATGAATGAAGATCGGAATTATAGGCAATTGGATCGTGAGGATaatttagatgaaatgattgacgatgcATATTATGAATCAGAAGTAGATCCCGTTAAGTTTGAAAATCTTCTTAATGATGCTGAAAAGCCGATTTACTCTGGTTGCACTAAATTTACAAAATTGTCAGCCCTTCTTAGATTGTACAATATAAAATCCAAAAATGGATGGAGTGATAAGAGTTTCACGGAATTGTTAGTTTTTTTGAAAGATTTACTGCCTGAAGAAAACGAGATGCCCGTATCATTTTACGAGGCTAAGAAAACTAT CCGACTTATGGTGTAG